A part of Carassius carassius chromosome 4, fCarCar2.1, whole genome shotgun sequence genomic DNA contains:
- the LOC132135226 gene encoding myosin-6-like gives MKSLHMDLERAKRKLEGDLKLARESIMDLDNDNQQSEEKLKKKDTETSELVSRIEDEQSLVAQLQKKIKELQVKVKELEEEIEAERAARAKVEKQRADLSRELEEISERLEEAGGATAAQIEMNKKREAEFQKLRRDLEESTLQHEATAAALRKKQADSVAELGEQIDNLQRVKQKLEKEKSEYKMEINDLYSNMERKSRRQRLSCCGECQRPTVKLLSGEPNMKLTPSSALRSLRANNVINNLRDKSCGQCNC, from the exons ATGAAGAGTCTCCACATGGACCTGGAAAGAGCAAAGAGAAAGCTTGAAGGAGACCTGAAATTAGCCCGAGAGTCTATCATGGACCTGGATAATGACAATCAGCAATCTGAGGAGAAACTTAAAAA GAAAGACACTGAAACAAGCGAGCTGGTCAGCAGGATTGAGGATGAACAATCTCTGGTAGCTCAACTCCAGAAGAAGATTAAGGAGCTTCAA GTAAAGGTAAAA GAACTGGAGGAAGAGATTGAGGCTGAGCGTGCTGCTCGTGCCAAGGTTGAGAAGCAGAGAGCTGATCTCTCCAGGGAACTTGAGGAGATCAGTGAGAGGCTTGAGGAGGCTGGAGGAGCCACTGCTGCTCAGATCGAGATGAATAAGAAGCGTGAAGCTGAATTCCAGAAGCTGCGTCGTGATCTTGAAGAGTCCACCCTCCAGCATGAAGCTACTGCTGCAGCCCTCCGTAAGAAGCAGGCAGACAGTGTGGCCGAGCTGGGAGAGCAAATCGACAACCTCCAGCGCGTCAAGCAgaagcttgagaaagaaaagaGTGAATACAAAATGGAGATTAATGATCTCTACAGCAACATGGAGAGGAAGAGCAGGAGGCAAAGGCTGAGCTGCTGCGGGGAATGTCAAAGGCCAACAGTGAAGTTGCTCAGTGGAGAACCAAATATGAAACTGACGCCATCCAGCGCACTGAGGAGCTTGAGGGCCAA CAATGTGATCAACAATCTACGAGACAAGAGCTGTGGTCAGTGCAATTGCTAG